A genomic segment from Lutzomyia longipalpis isolate SR_M1_2022 chromosome 3, ASM2433408v1 encodes:
- the LOC129793132 gene encoding potassium/sodium hyperpolarization-activated cyclic nucleotide-gated channel 3 isoform X2 has translation MSTAKRLVLSLRGRKDSQGTTAGASSSTRLVSTNSSSPGHELDEIAVVSGSGGDCGNESVGCASFGSLGQANGPRLVPGADDVNHPPPQSLSQATGATAWGRLVVGGNDDNDICGQMGRQRLSLNGALTTPQSRPLELDVLATADLANPTTNPSPFLMPSGHYMAGRNSLSRQSLVDIVSSKFGMSRPQLGQSISQQGFFSTSRDSLSAPCVVTRTPHSHVSATASEMDLSRKTQKKERGRLKPAEQPLLTSWNRTGMRCSNANTIGTMSSNHLNNSGSGCNGADRVARRSGCSSSGASRSRPSGKWTFVFDPAGRLCYYWSMVVSMAFLYNFWVIIYRFAFQEINVESIVVWFCLDYFSDFLYLVDILFHFRTGYLEDGVLQTDSTKLRQHYMNSTTFYIDCLCLLPLDFLYLSIGFNSILRSFRLVKIYRFWAFMDRTERHTNYPNLFRSTSLIHYLLVIFHWNGCLYHIIYKNNGFGSKNWVYHDSESADVVKQYLQSYYWCTLALTTIGDLPRPRSKAEYVFVIVQLLFGLMLFATVLGHVANIVTSVSAARKEFQAKLDGVKTYMRMRRVPNHLQVKVIKWFDYLWLTQKCSDEERAVSCLPDKLKAEIAINVHLDTLKRVEIFQNTEAGFLCELVLRLRPVLFSPGDYICRKGEVGKEMYIVNRGRLQVVADNGKTVMASLKAGSYFGEISILNMGTAGNRRTASVRSVGYSDLFVLSKKDMWDVLKEYPAARVRLEAIAVKRLEKYKKAPLEKVAMGRCQSTPGLVETRGRTPIEEMWLTPALPAPAYSQASTFSRAPSPRSHRGEPSTDRSRLLESPGSLSPSAPSLEGRPRSRAASSHSRTHSQQRTQCGSLTHLESSGATPLLGSHEVLEDEIKRLRERLHTVEAENSALNSKLSQQQWDLEHRLAEIEMQICGASSASSIDQENEAEEIERNRESII, from the exons GTGCTGATGATGTGAATCATCCACCACCCCAAAGTCTATCACAAGCCACTGGGGCAACGGCGTGGGGGCGCCTAGTGGTTGGGGGCAATGACGACAATGACATCTGCGGCCAAATGGGCCGACAGCGACTTTCCCTCAATGGTGCCCTGACAACACCGCAATCTAGACCGCTTGAACTCGATGTCCTCGCGACGGCGGACCTGGCGAATCCCACAACAAACCCCTCGCCATTCCTGATGCCCAGTGGCCACTACATGGCCGGGCGTAACTCACTGAGTCGCCAGAGTCTCGTGG ATATTGTCAGCTCCAAGTTTGGCATGTCCAGACCGCAACTGGGTCAGAGTATATCGCAGCAGGGTTTCTTCTCTACATCGCGGGATAGTTTATCAGCACCGTGTGTTGTCACCCGTACCCCACATTCGCATGTCTCGGCCACGGCGTCGGAGATGGATTTGTCTAGGAAAACGCAGAAAAAGGAACGAGGTCGACTGAAACCCGCGGAGCAACCACTTCTTACATCGTGGAATCGTACCGGAATGCGATGCAGTAATGCCAATACGATAGGAACCATGTCAAGTAATCACCTCAATAATAGCGGCAGTGGATGCAATGGAGCTGATAG AGTGGCACGTAGATCGGGATGCTCATCTTCGGGTGCCTCACGGAGTCGCCCCAGTGGGAAGTGGACATTTGTGTTTGATCCTGCTGGGAGACTCTGCTACTACTGGTCAATGGTGGTGTCCATGGCGTTTCTGTACAACTTCTGGGTCATCATCTACCGCTTCGCCTTCCAGGAGATCAATGTAGAATCCATCGTGGTGTGGTTCTGCTTGGATTACTTCTCCGATTTTTTATACCTCGTCGACATACTATTCCACTTTCGTACCGGATACCTCGAGGATGGTGTCCTGCAGACGGACTCGACGAAATTGCGGCAGCACTACATGAACTCAACGACATTTTATATCGATTGCCTTTGTTTGTTGccattagattttttatacTTATCAATCGGATTTAACTCAATACTGCGATCATTCCGTTTAGTGAAGATCTACAGATTTTGGGCATTTATGGATCGCACGGAGCGACATACAAACTACCCAAATCTCTTTCGGTCCACATCACTTATACACTATCTCCTCGTGATATTCCACTGGAATGGATGCCTCTACCACATCATCTACAAGAATAATGGGTTCGGATCGAAGAATTGGGTGTACCACGACTCAGAATCTGCGGATGTTGTTAAGCAGTATCTACAGAGCTACTACTGGTGCACACTTGCACTAACGACCATTGGCGATTTGCCAAGACCACGCTCCAAGGCGGAATATGTATTCGTCATCGTTCAATTGCTCTTCGGTTTGATGCTCTTCGCCACGGTGCTGGGGCATGTGGCCAATATCGTGACGTCCGTGAGTGCAGCCAGGAAGGAATTTCAGG CCAAATTGGATGGCGTGAAAACTTACATGCGGATGAGACGGGTACCGAATCATCTTCAAGTGAAAGTCATTAAGTGGTTTGACTATCTCTGGCTGACGCAGAAGTGCTCAGACGAGGAACGAGCTGTGTCGTGTCTTCCTGATAAATTAAAG GCTGAAATCGCTATAAACGTCCATTTAGATACACTTAAGCGAGTCGAAATCTTCCAGAACACCGAGGCCGGCTTCCTTTGTGAATTGGTGCTACGTTTACGACCTGTTCTCTTTTCGCCAGGAGATTACATATGTCGCAAAG GTGAGGTTGGCAAGGAGATGTACATAGTGAATCGAGGACGCCTGCAAGTGGTAGCTGATAATGGTAAAACCGTGATGGCATCCCTCAAGGCAGGTTCATACTTTGGTGAAATAAGCATCCTTAATATGGGGACTGCAG gaaATCGACGGACAGCAAGTGTTAGATCTGTTGGGTACAGTGATTTGTTTGTGCTGAGCAAAAAGGACATGTGGGATGTTCTCAAAGAGTACCCAGCGGCAAGAGTACGTCTCGAGGCGATTGCAGTGAAGCGActggaaaaatacaaaaaagctcCCTTGGAGAAAG TGGCCATGGGTCGCTGTCAATCTACTCCAGGTTTAGTTGAGACACGAGGAAGGACACCAATTGAGGAAATGTGGTTAACACCTGCGCTTCCGGCACCGGCTTACAGTCAAGCATCAACGTTCAG TCGAGCCCCTAGTCCGAGATCACACAGAGGGGAGCCTAGTACGGATAGATCACGACTACTCGAATCTCCAGGATCCCTGAGCCCCAGTGCACCGAGCCTCGAAGGAAGACCACGAAGTCGAGCTGCATCCTCACATTCAAGGACTCACTCGCAACAAA GGACACAATGTGGGAGTTTGACACACCTTGAATCTTCGGGAGCAACACCCCTTTTGGGTTCACACGAGGTACTCGAGGATGAGATAAAACGCCTCCGGGAGCGTCTTCACACGGTTGAGGCTGAGAATTCAGCGCTCAATTCGAAATTGTCACAACAACAGTGGGACCTAGAGCACCGTTTGGCTGaaattgaaatgcaaatttgtGGTGCATCATCTGCATCGAGTATCGATCAGGAGAATGAGGCTGAGGAAATTGAGAGGAATCGCGAGAGTATCATATAA
- the LOC129793132 gene encoding potassium/sodium hyperpolarization-activated cyclic nucleotide-gated channel 3 isoform X1: MSTAKRLVLSLRGRKDSQGTTAGASSSTRLVSTNSSSPGHELDEIAVVSGSGGDCGNESVGCASFGSLGQANGPRLVPGADDVNHPPPQSLSQATGATAWGRLVVGGNDDNDICGQMGRQRLSLNGALTTPQSRPLELDVLATADLANPTTNPSPFLMPSGHYMAGRNSLSRQSLVDIVSSKFGMSRPQLGQSISQQGFFSTSRDSLSAPCVVTRTPHSHVSATASEMDLSRKTQKKERGRLKPAEQPLLTSWNRTGMRCSNANTIGTMSSNHLNNSGSGCNGADRVARRSGCSSSGASRSRPSGKWTFVFDPAGRLCYYWSMVVSMAFLYNFWVIIYRFAFQEINVESIVVWFCLDYFSDFLYLVDILFHFRTGYLEDGVLQTDSTKLRQHYMNSTTFYIDCLCLLPLDFLYLSIGFNSILRSFRLVKIYRFWAFMDRTERHTNYPNLFRSTSLIHYLLVIFHWNGCLYHIIYKNNGFGSKNWVYHDSESADVVKQYLQSYYWCTLALTTIGDLPRPRSKAEYVFVIVQLLFGLMLFATVLGHVANIVTSVSAARKEFQAKLDGVKTYMRMRRVPNHLQVKVIKWFDYLWLTQKCSDEERAVSCLPDKLKAEIAINVHLDTLKRVEIFQNTEAGFLCELVLRLRPVLFSPGDYICRKGEVGKEMYIVNRGRLQVVADNGKTVMASLKAGSYFGEISILNMGTAGKELGNRRTASVRSVGYSDLFVLSKKDMWDVLKEYPAARVRLEAIAVKRLEKYKKAPLEKVAMGRCQSTPGLVETRGRTPIEEMWLTPALPAPAYSQASTFSRAPSPRSHRGEPSTDRSRLLESPGSLSPSAPSLEGRPRSRAASSHSRTHSQQRTQCGSLTHLESSGATPLLGSHEVLEDEIKRLRERLHTVEAENSALNSKLSQQQWDLEHRLAEIEMQICGASSASSIDQENEAEEIERNRESII, encoded by the exons GTGCTGATGATGTGAATCATCCACCACCCCAAAGTCTATCACAAGCCACTGGGGCAACGGCGTGGGGGCGCCTAGTGGTTGGGGGCAATGACGACAATGACATCTGCGGCCAAATGGGCCGACAGCGACTTTCCCTCAATGGTGCCCTGACAACACCGCAATCTAGACCGCTTGAACTCGATGTCCTCGCGACGGCGGACCTGGCGAATCCCACAACAAACCCCTCGCCATTCCTGATGCCCAGTGGCCACTACATGGCCGGGCGTAACTCACTGAGTCGCCAGAGTCTCGTGG ATATTGTCAGCTCCAAGTTTGGCATGTCCAGACCGCAACTGGGTCAGAGTATATCGCAGCAGGGTTTCTTCTCTACATCGCGGGATAGTTTATCAGCACCGTGTGTTGTCACCCGTACCCCACATTCGCATGTCTCGGCCACGGCGTCGGAGATGGATTTGTCTAGGAAAACGCAGAAAAAGGAACGAGGTCGACTGAAACCCGCGGAGCAACCACTTCTTACATCGTGGAATCGTACCGGAATGCGATGCAGTAATGCCAATACGATAGGAACCATGTCAAGTAATCACCTCAATAATAGCGGCAGTGGATGCAATGGAGCTGATAG AGTGGCACGTAGATCGGGATGCTCATCTTCGGGTGCCTCACGGAGTCGCCCCAGTGGGAAGTGGACATTTGTGTTTGATCCTGCTGGGAGACTCTGCTACTACTGGTCAATGGTGGTGTCCATGGCGTTTCTGTACAACTTCTGGGTCATCATCTACCGCTTCGCCTTCCAGGAGATCAATGTAGAATCCATCGTGGTGTGGTTCTGCTTGGATTACTTCTCCGATTTTTTATACCTCGTCGACATACTATTCCACTTTCGTACCGGATACCTCGAGGATGGTGTCCTGCAGACGGACTCGACGAAATTGCGGCAGCACTACATGAACTCAACGACATTTTATATCGATTGCCTTTGTTTGTTGccattagattttttatacTTATCAATCGGATTTAACTCAATACTGCGATCATTCCGTTTAGTGAAGATCTACAGATTTTGGGCATTTATGGATCGCACGGAGCGACATACAAACTACCCAAATCTCTTTCGGTCCACATCACTTATACACTATCTCCTCGTGATATTCCACTGGAATGGATGCCTCTACCACATCATCTACAAGAATAATGGGTTCGGATCGAAGAATTGGGTGTACCACGACTCAGAATCTGCGGATGTTGTTAAGCAGTATCTACAGAGCTACTACTGGTGCACACTTGCACTAACGACCATTGGCGATTTGCCAAGACCACGCTCCAAGGCGGAATATGTATTCGTCATCGTTCAATTGCTCTTCGGTTTGATGCTCTTCGCCACGGTGCTGGGGCATGTGGCCAATATCGTGACGTCCGTGAGTGCAGCCAGGAAGGAATTTCAGG CCAAATTGGATGGCGTGAAAACTTACATGCGGATGAGACGGGTACCGAATCATCTTCAAGTGAAAGTCATTAAGTGGTTTGACTATCTCTGGCTGACGCAGAAGTGCTCAGACGAGGAACGAGCTGTGTCGTGTCTTCCTGATAAATTAAAG GCTGAAATCGCTATAAACGTCCATTTAGATACACTTAAGCGAGTCGAAATCTTCCAGAACACCGAGGCCGGCTTCCTTTGTGAATTGGTGCTACGTTTACGACCTGTTCTCTTTTCGCCAGGAGATTACATATGTCGCAAAG GTGAGGTTGGCAAGGAGATGTACATAGTGAATCGAGGACGCCTGCAAGTGGTAGCTGATAATGGTAAAACCGTGATGGCATCCCTCAAGGCAGGTTCATACTTTGGTGAAATAAGCATCCTTAATATGGGGACTGCAGGTAAAGAATTGG gaaATCGACGGACAGCAAGTGTTAGATCTGTTGGGTACAGTGATTTGTTTGTGCTGAGCAAAAAGGACATGTGGGATGTTCTCAAAGAGTACCCAGCGGCAAGAGTACGTCTCGAGGCGATTGCAGTGAAGCGActggaaaaatacaaaaaagctcCCTTGGAGAAAG TGGCCATGGGTCGCTGTCAATCTACTCCAGGTTTAGTTGAGACACGAGGAAGGACACCAATTGAGGAAATGTGGTTAACACCTGCGCTTCCGGCACCGGCTTACAGTCAAGCATCAACGTTCAG TCGAGCCCCTAGTCCGAGATCACACAGAGGGGAGCCTAGTACGGATAGATCACGACTACTCGAATCTCCAGGATCCCTGAGCCCCAGTGCACCGAGCCTCGAAGGAAGACCACGAAGTCGAGCTGCATCCTCACATTCAAGGACTCACTCGCAACAAA GGACACAATGTGGGAGTTTGACACACCTTGAATCTTCGGGAGCAACACCCCTTTTGGGTTCACACGAGGTACTCGAGGATGAGATAAAACGCCTCCGGGAGCGTCTTCACACGGTTGAGGCTGAGAATTCAGCGCTCAATTCGAAATTGTCACAACAACAGTGGGACCTAGAGCACCGTTTGGCTGaaattgaaatgcaaatttgtGGTGCATCATCTGCATCGAGTATCGATCAGGAGAATGAGGCTGAGGAAATTGAGAGGAATCGCGAGAGTATCATATAA
- the LOC129793132 gene encoding potassium/sodium hyperpolarization-activated cyclic nucleotide-gated channel 4 isoform X3, with amino-acid sequence MSTAKRLVLSLRGRKDSQGTTAGASSSTRLVSTNSSSPGHELDEIAVVSGSGGDCGNESVGCASFGSLGQANGPRLVPGADDVNHPPPQSLSQATGATAWGRLVVGGNDDNDICGQMGRQRLSLNGALTTPQSRPLELDVLATADLANPTTNPSPFLMPSGHYMAGRNSLSRQSLVDIVSSKFGMSRPQLGQSISQQGFFSTSRDSLSAPCVVTRTPHSHVSATASEMDLSRKTQKKERGRLKPAEQPLLTSWNRTGMRCSNANTIGTMSSNHLNNSGSGCNGADRVARRSGCSSSGASRSRPSGKWTFVFDPAGRLCYYWSMVVSMAFLYNFWVIIYRFAFQEINVESIVVWFCLDYFSDFLYLVDILFHFRTGYLEDGVLQTDSTKLRQHYMNSTTFYIDCLCLLPLDFLYLSIGFNSILRSFRLVKIYRFWAFMDRTERHTNYPNLFRSTSLIHYLLVIFHWNGCLYHIIYKNNGFGSKNWVYHDSESADVVKQYLQSYYWCTLALTTIGDLPRPRSKAEYVFVIVQLLFGLMLFATVLGHVANIVTSVSAARKEFQAKLDGVKTYMRMRRVPNHLQVKVIKWFDYLWLTQKCSDEERAVSCLPDKLKAEIAINVHLDTLKRVEIFQNTEAGFLCELVLRLRPVLFSPGDYICRKGEVGKEMYIVNRGRLQVVADNGKTVMASLKAGSYFGEISILNMGTAGKELGNRRTASVRSVGYSDLFVLSKKDMWDVLKEYPAARVRLEAIAVKRLEKYKKAPLEKGLVETRGRTPIEEMWLTPALPAPAYSQASTFSRAPSPRSHRGEPSTDRSRLLESPGSLSPSAPSLEGRPRSRAASSHSRTHSQQRTQCGSLTHLESSGATPLLGSHEVLEDEIKRLRERLHTVEAENSALNSKLSQQQWDLEHRLAEIEMQICGASSASSIDQENEAEEIERNRESII; translated from the exons GTGCTGATGATGTGAATCATCCACCACCCCAAAGTCTATCACAAGCCACTGGGGCAACGGCGTGGGGGCGCCTAGTGGTTGGGGGCAATGACGACAATGACATCTGCGGCCAAATGGGCCGACAGCGACTTTCCCTCAATGGTGCCCTGACAACACCGCAATCTAGACCGCTTGAACTCGATGTCCTCGCGACGGCGGACCTGGCGAATCCCACAACAAACCCCTCGCCATTCCTGATGCCCAGTGGCCACTACATGGCCGGGCGTAACTCACTGAGTCGCCAGAGTCTCGTGG ATATTGTCAGCTCCAAGTTTGGCATGTCCAGACCGCAACTGGGTCAGAGTATATCGCAGCAGGGTTTCTTCTCTACATCGCGGGATAGTTTATCAGCACCGTGTGTTGTCACCCGTACCCCACATTCGCATGTCTCGGCCACGGCGTCGGAGATGGATTTGTCTAGGAAAACGCAGAAAAAGGAACGAGGTCGACTGAAACCCGCGGAGCAACCACTTCTTACATCGTGGAATCGTACCGGAATGCGATGCAGTAATGCCAATACGATAGGAACCATGTCAAGTAATCACCTCAATAATAGCGGCAGTGGATGCAATGGAGCTGATAG AGTGGCACGTAGATCGGGATGCTCATCTTCGGGTGCCTCACGGAGTCGCCCCAGTGGGAAGTGGACATTTGTGTTTGATCCTGCTGGGAGACTCTGCTACTACTGGTCAATGGTGGTGTCCATGGCGTTTCTGTACAACTTCTGGGTCATCATCTACCGCTTCGCCTTCCAGGAGATCAATGTAGAATCCATCGTGGTGTGGTTCTGCTTGGATTACTTCTCCGATTTTTTATACCTCGTCGACATACTATTCCACTTTCGTACCGGATACCTCGAGGATGGTGTCCTGCAGACGGACTCGACGAAATTGCGGCAGCACTACATGAACTCAACGACATTTTATATCGATTGCCTTTGTTTGTTGccattagattttttatacTTATCAATCGGATTTAACTCAATACTGCGATCATTCCGTTTAGTGAAGATCTACAGATTTTGGGCATTTATGGATCGCACGGAGCGACATACAAACTACCCAAATCTCTTTCGGTCCACATCACTTATACACTATCTCCTCGTGATATTCCACTGGAATGGATGCCTCTACCACATCATCTACAAGAATAATGGGTTCGGATCGAAGAATTGGGTGTACCACGACTCAGAATCTGCGGATGTTGTTAAGCAGTATCTACAGAGCTACTACTGGTGCACACTTGCACTAACGACCATTGGCGATTTGCCAAGACCACGCTCCAAGGCGGAATATGTATTCGTCATCGTTCAATTGCTCTTCGGTTTGATGCTCTTCGCCACGGTGCTGGGGCATGTGGCCAATATCGTGACGTCCGTGAGTGCAGCCAGGAAGGAATTTCAGG CCAAATTGGATGGCGTGAAAACTTACATGCGGATGAGACGGGTACCGAATCATCTTCAAGTGAAAGTCATTAAGTGGTTTGACTATCTCTGGCTGACGCAGAAGTGCTCAGACGAGGAACGAGCTGTGTCGTGTCTTCCTGATAAATTAAAG GCTGAAATCGCTATAAACGTCCATTTAGATACACTTAAGCGAGTCGAAATCTTCCAGAACACCGAGGCCGGCTTCCTTTGTGAATTGGTGCTACGTTTACGACCTGTTCTCTTTTCGCCAGGAGATTACATATGTCGCAAAG GTGAGGTTGGCAAGGAGATGTACATAGTGAATCGAGGACGCCTGCAAGTGGTAGCTGATAATGGTAAAACCGTGATGGCATCCCTCAAGGCAGGTTCATACTTTGGTGAAATAAGCATCCTTAATATGGGGACTGCAGGTAAAGAATTGG gaaATCGACGGACAGCAAGTGTTAGATCTGTTGGGTACAGTGATTTGTTTGTGCTGAGCAAAAAGGACATGTGGGATGTTCTCAAAGAGTACCCAGCGGCAAGAGTACGTCTCGAGGCGATTGCAGTGAAGCGActggaaaaatacaaaaaagctcCCTTGGAGAAAG GTTTAGTTGAGACACGAGGAAGGACACCAATTGAGGAAATGTGGTTAACACCTGCGCTTCCGGCACCGGCTTACAGTCAAGCATCAACGTTCAG TCGAGCCCCTAGTCCGAGATCACACAGAGGGGAGCCTAGTACGGATAGATCACGACTACTCGAATCTCCAGGATCCCTGAGCCCCAGTGCACCGAGCCTCGAAGGAAGACCACGAAGTCGAGCTGCATCCTCACATTCAAGGACTCACTCGCAACAAA GGACACAATGTGGGAGTTTGACACACCTTGAATCTTCGGGAGCAACACCCCTTTTGGGTTCACACGAGGTACTCGAGGATGAGATAAAACGCCTCCGGGAGCGTCTTCACACGGTTGAGGCTGAGAATTCAGCGCTCAATTCGAAATTGTCACAACAACAGTGGGACCTAGAGCACCGTTTGGCTGaaattgaaatgcaaatttgtGGTGCATCATCTGCATCGAGTATCGATCAGGAGAATGAGGCTGAGGAAATTGAGAGGAATCGCGAGAGTATCATATAA
- the LOC129793132 gene encoding potassium/sodium hyperpolarization-activated cyclic nucleotide-gated channel 4 isoform X4: MSTAKRLVLSLRGRKDSQGTTAGASSSTRLVSTNSSSPGHELDEIAVVSGSGGDCGNESVGCASFGSLGQANGPRLVPGADDVNHPPPQSLSQATGATAWGRLVVGGNDDNDICGQMGRQRLSLNGALTTPQSRPLELDVLATADLANPTTNPSPFLMPSGHYMAGRNSLSRQSLVDIVSSKFGMSRPQLGQSISQQGFFSTSRDSLSAPCVVTRTPHSHVSATASEMDLSRKTQKKERGRLKPAEQPLLTSWNRTGMRCSNANTIGTMSSNHLNNSGSGCNGADRVARRSGCSSSGASRSRPSGKWTFVFDPAGRLCYYWSMVVSMAFLYNFWVIIYRFAFQEINVESIVVWFCLDYFSDFLYLVDILFHFRTGYLEDGVLQTDSTKLRQHYMNSTTFYIDCLCLLPLDFLYLSIGFNSILRSFRLVKIYRFWAFMDRTERHTNYPNLFRSTSLIHYLLVIFHWNGCLYHIIYKNNGFGSKNWVYHDSESADVVKQYLQSYYWCTLALTTIGDLPRPRSKAEYVFVIVQLLFGLMLFATVLGHVANIVTSVSAARKEFQAKLDGVKTYMRMRRVPNHLQVKVIKWFDYLWLTQKCSDEERAVSCLPDKLKAEIAINVHLDTLKRVEIFQNTEAGFLCELVLRLRPVLFSPGDYICRKGEVGKEMYIVNRGRLQVVADNGKTVMASLKAGSYFGEISILNMGTAGNRRTASVRSVGYSDLFVLSKKDMWDVLKEYPAARVRLEAIAVKRLEKYKKAPLEKGLVETRGRTPIEEMWLTPALPAPAYSQASTFSRAPSPRSHRGEPSTDRSRLLESPGSLSPSAPSLEGRPRSRAASSHSRTHSQQRTQCGSLTHLESSGATPLLGSHEVLEDEIKRLRERLHTVEAENSALNSKLSQQQWDLEHRLAEIEMQICGASSASSIDQENEAEEIERNRESII; this comes from the exons GTGCTGATGATGTGAATCATCCACCACCCCAAAGTCTATCACAAGCCACTGGGGCAACGGCGTGGGGGCGCCTAGTGGTTGGGGGCAATGACGACAATGACATCTGCGGCCAAATGGGCCGACAGCGACTTTCCCTCAATGGTGCCCTGACAACACCGCAATCTAGACCGCTTGAACTCGATGTCCTCGCGACGGCGGACCTGGCGAATCCCACAACAAACCCCTCGCCATTCCTGATGCCCAGTGGCCACTACATGGCCGGGCGTAACTCACTGAGTCGCCAGAGTCTCGTGG ATATTGTCAGCTCCAAGTTTGGCATGTCCAGACCGCAACTGGGTCAGAGTATATCGCAGCAGGGTTTCTTCTCTACATCGCGGGATAGTTTATCAGCACCGTGTGTTGTCACCCGTACCCCACATTCGCATGTCTCGGCCACGGCGTCGGAGATGGATTTGTCTAGGAAAACGCAGAAAAAGGAACGAGGTCGACTGAAACCCGCGGAGCAACCACTTCTTACATCGTGGAATCGTACCGGAATGCGATGCAGTAATGCCAATACGATAGGAACCATGTCAAGTAATCACCTCAATAATAGCGGCAGTGGATGCAATGGAGCTGATAG AGTGGCACGTAGATCGGGATGCTCATCTTCGGGTGCCTCACGGAGTCGCCCCAGTGGGAAGTGGACATTTGTGTTTGATCCTGCTGGGAGACTCTGCTACTACTGGTCAATGGTGGTGTCCATGGCGTTTCTGTACAACTTCTGGGTCATCATCTACCGCTTCGCCTTCCAGGAGATCAATGTAGAATCCATCGTGGTGTGGTTCTGCTTGGATTACTTCTCCGATTTTTTATACCTCGTCGACATACTATTCCACTTTCGTACCGGATACCTCGAGGATGGTGTCCTGCAGACGGACTCGACGAAATTGCGGCAGCACTACATGAACTCAACGACATTTTATATCGATTGCCTTTGTTTGTTGccattagattttttatacTTATCAATCGGATTTAACTCAATACTGCGATCATTCCGTTTAGTGAAGATCTACAGATTTTGGGCATTTATGGATCGCACGGAGCGACATACAAACTACCCAAATCTCTTTCGGTCCACATCACTTATACACTATCTCCTCGTGATATTCCACTGGAATGGATGCCTCTACCACATCATCTACAAGAATAATGGGTTCGGATCGAAGAATTGGGTGTACCACGACTCAGAATCTGCGGATGTTGTTAAGCAGTATCTACAGAGCTACTACTGGTGCACACTTGCACTAACGACCATTGGCGATTTGCCAAGACCACGCTCCAAGGCGGAATATGTATTCGTCATCGTTCAATTGCTCTTCGGTTTGATGCTCTTCGCCACGGTGCTGGGGCATGTGGCCAATATCGTGACGTCCGTGAGTGCAGCCAGGAAGGAATTTCAGG CCAAATTGGATGGCGTGAAAACTTACATGCGGATGAGACGGGTACCGAATCATCTTCAAGTGAAAGTCATTAAGTGGTTTGACTATCTCTGGCTGACGCAGAAGTGCTCAGACGAGGAACGAGCTGTGTCGTGTCTTCCTGATAAATTAAAG GCTGAAATCGCTATAAACGTCCATTTAGATACACTTAAGCGAGTCGAAATCTTCCAGAACACCGAGGCCGGCTTCCTTTGTGAATTGGTGCTACGTTTACGACCTGTTCTCTTTTCGCCAGGAGATTACATATGTCGCAAAG GTGAGGTTGGCAAGGAGATGTACATAGTGAATCGAGGACGCCTGCAAGTGGTAGCTGATAATGGTAAAACCGTGATGGCATCCCTCAAGGCAGGTTCATACTTTGGTGAAATAAGCATCCTTAATATGGGGACTGCAG gaaATCGACGGACAGCAAGTGTTAGATCTGTTGGGTACAGTGATTTGTTTGTGCTGAGCAAAAAGGACATGTGGGATGTTCTCAAAGAGTACCCAGCGGCAAGAGTACGTCTCGAGGCGATTGCAGTGAAGCGActggaaaaatacaaaaaagctcCCTTGGAGAAAG GTTTAGTTGAGACACGAGGAAGGACACCAATTGAGGAAATGTGGTTAACACCTGCGCTTCCGGCACCGGCTTACAGTCAAGCATCAACGTTCAG TCGAGCCCCTAGTCCGAGATCACACAGAGGGGAGCCTAGTACGGATAGATCACGACTACTCGAATCTCCAGGATCCCTGAGCCCCAGTGCACCGAGCCTCGAAGGAAGACCACGAAGTCGAGCTGCATCCTCACATTCAAGGACTCACTCGCAACAAA GGACACAATGTGGGAGTTTGACACACCTTGAATCTTCGGGAGCAACACCCCTTTTGGGTTCACACGAGGTACTCGAGGATGAGATAAAACGCCTCCGGGAGCGTCTTCACACGGTTGAGGCTGAGAATTCAGCGCTCAATTCGAAATTGTCACAACAACAGTGGGACCTAGAGCACCGTTTGGCTGaaattgaaatgcaaatttgtGGTGCATCATCTGCATCGAGTATCGATCAGGAGAATGAGGCTGAGGAAATTGAGAGGAATCGCGAGAGTATCATATAA